The Carnobacterium divergens nucleotide sequence CACAACTTGATCGTAAATTTGTAAAAGCTTTTGTAACAGATATCGGTGGACGTACGTCCCACTCTGCAATTATGGCTCGTTCTCTTGAAATTCCAGCAATCGTTGGAACAAAAGAAATTACAGCTAAAGTTAAAGATGGCGATATGATTGTGATTGACGGCCTTGAAGGGGATGTACTTGTACATCCAGCTGATAGCGATGTTAAAAACTATGAAGCAAAAGCAAAAGCATTTGCAGATCAAAAAGCTGAATGGAACAAATTAAAAAATGAAGCAACCATTACTTTAGATGGCAAACACATTGAATTAGCTGCTAATATTGGAACGCCAAAAGATTTAGTTGGTGTTAAAGATAACGGTGGAGAAGCTGTTGGATTATACAGAACTGAATTCCTTTATATGGATTCACCTGATTTCCCATCAGAAGAAGATCAATTCATTGCTTATAAAGCCGTTCTTGAAGGTATGGAAGGCAAAGCGGTTGTAGTTCGTACAATGGATATTGGTGGGGATAAAGAACTTCCTTACTTAACATTGCCACACGAAATGAATCCTTTCTTAGGATATCGTGCGATTCGTATTTGTTTAGCACAACCTGATATGTTCCGTACACAGTTACGTGCATTATTACGTGCTTCTGTATTTGGTAAATTACGCATTATGTTCCCAATGATTGCAACACTTGGCGAGTTCCGTCAAGCAAAAGCAATGTTAATGGAAGAAAAAGCGAAATTGGTTTCTGAAGGAGTTGCGGTTGCAGATGATATTCAAGTAGGTATCATGATTGAAATCCCAGCTGCTGCAGTTATTGCGGATAAATTTGCTAAAGAAGTTGACTTTTTCAGTATTGGAACAAATGACTTGATTCAATACACAATGGCAGCAGA carries:
- the ptsP gene encoding phosphoenolpyruvate--protein phosphotransferase, which produces MVEMLKGIAASDGVAIAKAYMLIEPDLSFNKITVEDSDSEVERLAKALDKAKEELEMIRQKAVESLGEEEAQVFDAHLMVLSDPELIGSIESNIKDNKVNAESGLKEVTDMFIGMFEGMEDNPYMQERAADIKDVTKRVLSHLLGVKLPSPSMINEEVIVVAHDLTPSDTAQLDRKFVKAFVTDIGGRTSHSAIMARSLEIPAIVGTKEITAKVKDGDMIVIDGLEGDVLVHPADSDVKNYEAKAKAFADQKAEWNKLKNEATITLDGKHIELAANIGTPKDLVGVKDNGGEAVGLYRTEFLYMDSPDFPSEEDQFIAYKAVLEGMEGKAVVVRTMDIGGDKELPYLTLPHEMNPFLGYRAIRICLAQPDMFRTQLRALLRASVFGKLRIMFPMIATLGEFRQAKAMLMEEKAKLVSEGVAVADDIQVGIMIEIPAAAVIADKFAKEVDFFSIGTNDLIQYTMAADRMNERVSYLYQPYNPSILRLIKNVIDASHKEGKWTGMCGEMAGDQTAVPLLMGLGLDEFSMSASSILKTRSLMKRLDTTKMAELADKAINDCDTAEEVVGLVESYTK